The nucleotide sequence CTCTTCAATCCGCATTGGCATATACTTTTTGGGTTCAAAAAATCCGTAAAAGCCTTAGTTCTGCAAAAGATAATTTTTACTTTGTAGCCTACGTTTGTTTTCTATCTAGTTTGATTTCTATTCTTTGTCTTGGTGGAATTTTATATTCCTTTGGGTATTTTTATAAACTAAATTTTCCTGAGATCGTTCGTACATTGATTGTGATTATCTTTGGAGATACCATAGGTATTTTTATCACAGTTCCTTTCTTTATGGCATGGAGAAAGTTTCGATTTGAGGATCTGTCGATTCGGCTCATTCTTTGGACTTTTACCTTTATATTTGTACAAGCAATTATTGTTTATCATTTCCCATACCTTTTCTTTTTATCTTTTTTGATTCTTATTTATTTGGGTTACCGATTTCAAATCCGAGGTGTTACGTTAGGAGTATTTCTATTGTATTTGTCAAGTATACTCATGACAAGAATGGGAGTAGGTCCATTTGTTTATCCTGGTGTATTTGATTCGTATATTTATTTGATTTCTTTTCTTATACCTTTTTCCATTTTATCCGAGTTCATCACCTTACAATACCAGCGCCTAATCGCTTATCGATTTGAATTGGAAAAAAAAGTTTTTGATCGAACAAAACTACTTAGAAAACAAGTTTTCGAAAAGAACAAAGCCATTGAAGCTTTACACACTTCAGAAAAATTACTCAGTGAGTCCAATCACACAAAGGATATATTTTTTTCTATCATTGCTCACGACTTAAGAAACCCACTTGGGGCTTTTAAACAACTGGCGGAGATCATGTATGAGGATTTTGATTCACATACTGACCTGGAAAAAAAAGATACCATATTTGAAATCCAAAACTCAGCATCTATGTTGTATGGACTTTTGGAACAACTTTTGGATTGGGCAAGGACCCAAACGGGAAATATGCCTTTCCGCCCAAAACAGGTGAACCTAATCAATCTGATCGCAAAGATCACCGAACAAATTGAATCTACTATCAAAAAGAAATCCATCCGTATCACTACCGAAATCCCACCGGAGTTGGCCTATGTATATGCTGATTCTGAAATGATTCAAGCTGTACTTCGGAATCTAATTACTAATTCAATTAAATTTACTAATGAAAATGGCGAAATTAAAGTTGTCGCCAAACAAGATGAAGATGGAGTCCGCGTTGAATGTCATGACAATGGAATTGGAATGGGAAGTTCTGATTTGGAAAAATTATTTCGAGTAGATGCGCAAGTAACGAGTATCGGTTTGGAAGGCGAAAAAGGAACTGGCCTTGGTTTGATTTTATGTAGTGAATTTATTAAATTACATGGTGGTGAAATCTGGGCCACAAGTGAAAAAGGAAAAGGAACTACCGTAAGTTTTCGTTTGCCAGACAAACGTTAGTTAATCGGTTTTTTGTGGAAGGAGAATTGTAAAAACTGTTTTTCCTGGTTTGGTTTCCAAATCTATGATGCCTTTATGTTTTTCTATGACTTGTTTGGTGATGTAAAGTCCAAGTCCCGTACCTTCCCCAATTGGTTTTGTTGTAAAAAAGGGATCAAAAATTTTTGATTCTACATCTTTCGGGATACCAGGACCGGAGTCTTCTATGGAAACGAAAACATAGAATTTTCCTTCGTTTTCTTTTTCCCCAATTTTGATTTTTAGGTTTCCTTTACCGTTCATGGATTGGATTGCATTTTGAATCATATTCGTCCAAACTTGGTTTAGCTCATCCGGATAACATTCGATTGGTGGAATTTCCTCAAACTCAGTGATGAGTTCAATTCCTCGTTTCATTGAACTTTCAAAAATGGTGAGAACCATATCCAATGAATCGGAAAGTATGATGGTTTGTTTTTCTCCCTTGGGGTCAAAATGTGTAAATTTCTTTAGAGACTCTGCAATTTTAATAGCACGGTTTGCTGCGATTCGAATAGTTTTTGTCCCTTGTAGGATTGAAACTACTCTTTCCGCGATTACAAAAAAAGAAGTTCCTTCATTGTTTGTGAGGACAGGGACCCAATCCTCTGGGATCTCCCGAATTCCCAACGATACAAACAAATCGGCTTTCGTTTCCACATCGGTTAATCCCAAACTTTCTAAATAATTAGTTAGATCGCGTTTGTTTTGTCTCATTTCTTTGGTGGGAATGAGTTCGTTTTGTGTTAAGGCAAGTTCAACTAACGATAAGAAAATGGGGAAAGTTTCCTTTGGGATGGGTTTAGTTTCTGGTAGGAGTCGGAAATGTTCAGTCATTCTTTCCGCAATGGCCGTACTCGAAGCGATGACTGCGCTTAGTGGAGAATTGATTTCATGTGCGACACTAGCAATCATCACTCCAAGAGAGGACATCTTTTCTGATTGAACCAATTGGTATTTAGCAGCTTTTAAATCGAGTTCGGCAGTTAATATTTCAT is from Leptospira perdikensis and encodes:
- a CDS encoding ATP-binding protein — encoded protein: MNWKQSFKGFVLFLLYIGTAKLGMEFFSFQPVNLAVLWIPSGIGLIGCLFFGYRYLPVVWLASFLANKDGLISSQHGLSSFDLYLSICLTAGVDTLQSALAYTFWVQKIRKSLSSAKDNFYFVAYVCFLSSLISILCLGGILYSFGYFYKLNFPEIVRTLIVIIFGDTIGIFITVPFFMAWRKFRFEDLSIRLILWTFTFIFVQAIIVYHFPYLFFLSFLILIYLGYRFQIRGVTLGVFLLYLSSILMTRMGVGPFVYPGVFDSYIYLISFLIPFSILSEFITLQYQRLIAYRFELEKKVFDRTKLLRKQVFEKNKAIEALHTSEKLLSESNHTKDIFFSIIAHDLRNPLGAFKQLAEIMYEDFDSHTDLEKKDTIFEIQNSASMLYGLLEQLLDWARTQTGNMPFRPKQVNLINLIAKITEQIESTIKKKSIRITTEIPPELAYVYADSEMIQAVLRNLITNSIKFTNENGEIKVVAKQDEDGVRVECHDNGIGMGSSDLEKLFRVDAQVTSIGLEGEKGTGLGLILCSEFIKLHGGEIWATSEKGKGTTVSFRLPDKR